GGTCTAAGATGGGCTCATGGAGACCGTCCTCCAGGAGGATGGACACCGTAACGGTGGCGGATTGGACCGGTTCGCCGTCGTCCTTGATCTCTATAAGCAGCCTCTGAGAGGAGTCGTCCTGCTCGGACACAGCGCGTTTAGTCCTCACCTCCCCTGTGTACAGATTGACAGTGAACAGAGAGGCGTCTGTGGCCTCCGACACTTTGTAGGAGATCCACGCGTTGTGGCCCGAGTCTGCGTCCACGGCTGTCACCTTAGTAACCAGGTGACCCGCTTTAGCCGAGCGGGGCATCCTCTGATGAGAGAGGGAGCCCATGGCAGCGGAGGAGGGGTAAATAACAGCGGGGGCATTGTCGTTCTGGTCCAGGATAAAAACATGGACAGTGGCGTTGCTGCTGAGAGAAGGAGAGCCCTGGTCCTTTGCCTGAACCTGAATCTGAAACACCTTCAGTTTCTCATAGTCAAACGAGTGCATGCTGTAGATGCTGCCGTTATCTGAGTTAATGTAAACATAAGAGGACACAGAAACGTCCTGCACTTTAGAGTCCAGTATAGAATAGGATATTTTGGCGTTTTCACCAGAATCCAGGTCAGATGCTGATACTGAGTACAGGATAGAGCCTGGTACTCCATTCTCTTTTAAATACACATTATAGGAGGGCTGAGTGAATACAGGAGGGTTGTCATTCACATCAGTGATGCTGACAGGTATACTTTTCTTactggagagaggaggagagcctGAGTCAGTGGCTGTTATCTCAATATTATAATGAGAGACATTTTCTCGATCTAAAACGCCGCTGGTAATTAGAGCATAATTTTGAGAAAAAGACGGTTTTAAGACAAATGGACATTTCTGTGGGAGCTGTAATGTTACTTTACCGTTAACACCTGAATCGAGGTCTCGGGTACTGATCAAAGCTACTACGGTCCCATTACGAGAGTCTTCGCGCACTGGTTTTGGATGAGACGTGAGTATGATTTCTGGGGCATTATCGTTGACATCTAAAACTTCCACTTGCACAGTGCAGTGTCCCTCCATTCTTGGACTGCCTTTGTCTTTAGCACTGACGTCTAGTTCATAATTTGCGGTCTCTTCAAAATCGAGTATACCATTTAGAAATATTGTGCCTGTTGTTTGATCAATAGtgaaaacagagagaacagaCTCTGATGTGTGAGCTCCAAAAGAGTATTCTATCTCTCCGTTTTGGCCATCGTCCATGTCTGTCGCTTTTGTTTGCACTATCAGGACTCTTTCTGCAGCGTTTTCACTAATGGAAACTTTATATAACGGTTTCTCAAAAGCTGGGACATTGTCGTTGTTGTCAAGAACTGAAATAGATAACTGAGCGGTCCCTGATCGTACAGGGTTGCCTCCATCGAGAGCTGTCAACAAAAGCTTATGAACAGCCTTTTTCTCTCGATCTAAAGTTTTTACTAAAATCAATTCAGGGACTTTTCTCCCACCGGCAACCTCTTTAAGTCTAATATTAAAACATTCATCTCTACTCAGAGTGTAAGTCTTTACTGAATTACTGCCGGAATCTGGGTCTATAGCACTCTCTAAGGGAAAACGAACTCCTAAAGCTGTGGATTCTGCAACCTCCAATGTGATATCATTCGATGGAAATCTAGGCGCATTGTCATTTATGTCTTGAATTTCTACTTCAACACGAAACAGTTGTAAAGGATCTTCAATTACAACCTGCAGAGGTAGAACACAGCTGGCGCTTTGTCCACATAATGCCTCTCTGTCTATTCTGTCATTTACTACCAGCTCGCCCTTCCCCGCATCCACACTGAAATACTGCTTACCAGCCTCAGAGGCGACACGCAGCTTACGCTCAAAAATGTCTGACAGTCCCAAATCCAGATCTTTGGCTAGATTTCCTACCACAGAGCCCTGTTTCAGCTCCTCCGGGATGCTGTAACGAGTCTGTCCGTCTATTGTAGTCcacaagagaaagaaatgatGCCACCAGAGCGCCTGCCATCTCCAGTCTCGGTATCCCATTCTCTTTGTCATCCTTGGTCCGCTATAACGCATTTATTCCAATCGACATCTTGTATAGAATAGTACACAAATCCATCGCTGCAGATGTTATTCCAAAAGAATATGTTCCATATTTACTGCTCATGGCTGTAGCTTGAATAATACAATTTGCCACATTGTAAAATAGAAACTCATTGTTGTCTCCTTCCCTACCTCCCTGTATTCTACGTGCTGAAGAACTGAGGCTGCATGGGGGCAGGGACAAGATCGCTTTGTACAATTCTAAATCCTATTGGTGTACAGCATCAACGTCTATCGTCCAATGAGAGGAGAACTGATCGACACTCTTAAAGTCGCAGTATGTATTCATGATACACAACTTCACTTTAACCACAGTCAACTACTTTAAGACTATTAAGACGTTAAGGGTAATActatcaataaaataaaataaaatagaataagatACGCTTtttaaacagagagaaaaataggCATTAAAGCTTCCTGTATTCACCAGAGTGTCGCTGTCCACCATATGTGGTTCTGAACTGGTTTGAAATGACGGTTTAAATGTTATTGAGTGACACTATAGTATCACAGACTTTAGCACAATCATTTTGACTTGTTtagaagacagacagatagatagatagatagatagatagatagatagatagatagatagatagatagatagatagatagatagatagatagatagatagaatagtttgatttgatttgatttgattggttATGATAAAACTATGATTAAATCCTGTACGAAATAAAAGGTAAAATACTAAGACACATGATTATTTATGTGCTCACCTGCTGGCTCTCAAAGGTCCAGGTGCTGTCGGGTAAAGACGCATCCAGGACACTGATGACCTCCTTAAAGTCAGTGGTGCTGCTGGGTTTAATCAGAGTGAAATCACTGTACTCTGACATGGGAGACATACAGGACCTGAAGGACTGACTCTGAGACAACATGTCTCCTCCCAGGACCTCCACGTACTTTATAGGTCCATCAGTGTTGAGCTGAAGCTGCAGGTTTCTGTTGGGGTTCTTGTAATCGTCACAGTCACTCTGTCTCGTGCAGCAACTCGCGCTGCTTCTGCTGTTCCTGATGCATTTCACCGCTAAGATGAGAAAAGTCACCAGAGACAGCACGGAAATCGAGGCCAGAGAGAGGATCAAATAAAGGGTGATTCTGCCAGTTTTCTTGCTGGGCTCGACCGCTTTCTGTCGGAGGTCTAAGATGGGCTCATGGAGACCGTCCTCCAGGAGGATGGACACCGTGACGGTGGCTGACTGGACCGGTTCGCCGTCGTCCTTGATCTCTATAAGCAGCCTCTGAGAGGAGTCGTCCTGCTCGGACACAGCGCGTTTAGTCCTCACCTCCCCTGTGTACAGATTGACAGTGAACAGAGAGCCGTCTGTGGCCTCCGACACTTTGTAGGAGATCCACGCGTTGTGGCCCGAGTCTGCGTCCACGGCCGTCACCTTAGTAACCAGGTGACCCGCTTTAGCCGAGCGGGGCATCCTCTGATGAGAGAGGGAGCCCATGGCAGCGGAGGAGGGGTAAATAACAGCGGGGGCATTGTCGTTCTGGTCCAGGATAAAAACATGGACAGTGGCGTTGCTGCTGAGAGAAGGAGAGCCCTGGTCCTTTGCCTGAACCTGAATCTGAAACACCTTCAGTTTCTCATAGTCAAACGAGTGCATGCTGTAGATGCTGCCGTTATCTGAGTTAATGTAAACATAAGAGGACACAGAAACGTCCTGCACTTTAGAGTCCAGTAAAGAGTAGGATATCTTCGAGTTGTcaccagaatcagaatctgttgcTGACACCGAGCACAAAATCCTTCCCGGAGAATAGTTTTCTTTTACATAAACAACATAAGAAGGTTGGGAGAAAACTGGTGGGTTGTCATTTACATCCAACAATTCAACAAGTATTATCCTTTCACTTGATAATGGGGGGTTACCAGAATCAGTAGCAATTATTTTGACACTATAATGGTCGTGTTTTTCACGGTCAAGAGGCCCTTTCGTCACTAACGAATAATGGTTGGAGACTGATGGATTTAACTGAAAGGGGGATTTTGAAGACAAGCTCAACTTAACTTTGCCATTGTCGCCTGAATCAGAGTCTTTTGCACTTATCAACGCAATAACAGTCCCGACTGCAGAGTCTTCTGGAACAGGTGTTGTTAGAGATGTCACAATAATTTCAGGAATATTGTCATTAATGTCAACTACTTTAATTTCGACGCCACAGTGCCCATCCATCTCAGGATTACCCTTGTCCTTAGCAGTTATGTCAAATCTATGTAAAGATTTCGTTTCATGGTCTATGGATCCTTTGACAACAATAGCTCCAGATggtaaaatgtcaaataatgaTAAAATCAGGTTCGTGGTTTGCTCTGCAAAGAAATACTCAATTTCTCCATTTAGTCCTTCGTCTGCATCTGTGGCTTTAACATGCAATATTTCGGTCCCAGGTGTTGCCTTTTCGCTGACATTGGCTTCATACAGCTGTCTTTCAAACTGTGGAGCATTGTCATTAATGTCCAGTACTATAACTGTAATTTCAGATGTCCCTGAGCGCGCTGGCTCTCCACCATCTACAGCGGTGAGGATAAGATTATGCACAGGCAGCTTTTCTCGATCAAGTGGTTTTTCAAGGACCAGCTCGGGGATTTTTCGACCATCTTTGTGGTTTTTAACAGTCAATTtgaaattgtcatttttgctaATGAGGTAAGAACGCACAGAATTAGTACCGACATCTGGGTCCTGTGCACTTTCTAAAGGAAATCGTGCCCCTAGATTAACTAGTTCCGCAATTTTCACCACCTTCTCTTTCGTAGGAAAACTAGGAGAATTATCGTTTGTATCTTGTATTTCTATTTCGACTCTATGCAGCTGCAAAGGGCTATCTATAACTAGTTCTAAAGGCAACAAACATGAGGGTCTTTGTTCACACAATTGCTCCCTGTCTATTCTATCAATCACCACCAGTTCTCCCTTCCCCAAGTCCACACTAAAATACTGCTTACCAGCCTCTGAGGTAATCCGCAATTTGCGTCGATATAGTTCAGATACAACCAAACCCAAATCTTTGGCTAGATTTCCAACCACAGATCCTTGTTTCAGCTCCTCCGGGATGCTGTAACGCGTCTGTCCGTCTATTGTACTccacaagagaaagaaaagatgcCACCACAAGAACACCTGCCATGCAGCCAATTTGTTCCACATTATTCCTCGTTCCATAAATCCCATGTCTTTTTACTCCAATCCCAATTTCTTAACTGGTTAAGTATGCAAGGTCTATGATCCAATACTGATGTATCCATATACATAACAGTGACAGTCATGCTTTAAGTCTGCATATGCATCCCCTCCTCCTGTGCAGAATATTGTAAGGGTTCCGACGCCGAAGCTACTCGACGAGAGGGAGTAGATCTCTTTGTACAGCTCTGGCTTTCATTGGTTGACAACGTAAACCTATTTCCACCAATCGTGGCATCAGGAAACGGCTACAGTGCAGTGACGCAAAAGTATGATGCACAGAAAAATTATTAAGACTATTGTGACTCTATAATATATTAGTTATTGGACTCATTAAATAGACAATTGATAACCTAAAACTgttgtatataaatgtttttaaagaatttaaataaaaaaaaaacaaatacaaataaatgattgACAAAAGCTTTGTCGAAAtgatgaagctgtttttgtaTGATCTCATTGATCATATAATGATCAAATTATGATCTATCATATAATTATAATGCTTTGTGTCAATACATCTACCTTCCTGCCTATGAACCTGCATGCATGCACATGCCTTTGTGGTTTTCAAGGCTCTTCGTTGCCTTCCTGTGGTCAGAGAAAGGAAATGCAGCCTGCGTACGTCAGGACGTTTTCACAGCTCTCAACGAGCCTAAGAGAAGCAATTTTGTCAGCAGACGACGTAAAATACCCGTATGGAGGTCTGTAGAGCAAATGAAAAGGGAGGGGGAGTGCAGACGGTGTAGGAAGGCGTTTGCTCCaatttattctctctctctctctctctctctctctctctctctctcaaatacaaacactcaTTATCAACCAACAGTTCACCAATTCATTTCTATTtctaatatattttttaaagatagaaGCAAATTAGCAGTTGTTACGTTACTACCGTGCTTCATAGATGTTTGGTCAGCACTTACATTAATCATTAATAAATACACCATAACCATGCAATGTTCCACCGCTAAAAAGAGGcataatatatatgtatatatatgtgtgtgtgtgtgtgtgtgtgtgtgtgtgtgtgtgtgtgtgtgtcatgtaaTAAAGCTGTAACGTGTAAAATGACTGCTACaaataatacataaataattttaaaaatacatacattCATTAACGTCGTTTGTATTCATTTAGATTTATAATACAAATGAACTTCAAAAATGAGTAATTATATGAAAgatctgttttaaataaaattggACGACAGAGGGAGATGTAGAGAggcagagtgtgagagagagctaGAGGGAGGGGGACAGCACAGAGCTGCTTTCAGCACCACAAGGGTGGACAGCGCCACACAGGCGGccaacagctgctgctgcatgctgctgctgcggagGCACACAGCCTCACAGACtcccactgaaaacagcaggcaaccagaaaacaaacatccacATTCTCTCTGTATCTCACTGGATACAGGAATTTTTACGGAAGATCTGCCAAAAGCACACCAAACTATGTTTTACTGCTACAGGTTATGAAACTAATACAGGTGAATGAATTAAGAAAAATACATATAGGATTGTGTTGCTTAATTACAAAGTTTATAATTGTATTTAATATACTATTATGCAAACGTTACACTAAAGTTATGTGTAGCAGTGAGGTAAATGTTAGACACTGACATTTTGGGGTTATATTGTAAAATAAGCACATCCACATAAAAGTGGTGAATATTTAGATGGTATTTCAGGGCATGgcaagaaatgtattttcaggGCTATATTCCTAGACAGGTTAAAGACACATCTACAAACAAGCAACCATACACTGAACATTTTGTAGAACATTTACACTCCATGAAAAGGGACCATGCGAGCAAGAAGGTAAAGGTGACTACTGTGGCACTCACCATCTTCATACTGTggcttttcattttaaaaaatgacttagCAGTTAAAGCATACTTTAAGTTTCCAGCCTAACTTGTAACAGATCTAACACTACATTATTATACAACATTTGAAAGTTTTCTTAAGGTTGCTTCATTAGAAACGTATATGTTAAATGCATTGCATTGTAGTGTACTGCAGTCTATAACCCCTTCGTAGTATTTTCCTTCCTCATAAAAACAGTCGCGTTGCTTCGATTATGCAGTTAAAACTTATTCATACTaatacaacatttattaaaTCCTGTTTTAGATGATTGTTGGGCCTGTTGGCCTTTATTTGTTAGGACAGGAAATGTGGGTGGAGAGAGTGGGTGATGACATCAAGATCAGGAGTCAAACCAGCAACCAGTATGATGAGGACTGTACATGGGGTGCCTGCTCCATTAACTGGGCTAGACCAGAATCCTAAAAGAGTCTTATGTTCAGTTTTTTGTGATAACTATTTTTTGGAGGTGTTGATTGAACTGAATGGACATTTTAGAGGCTGTTAATGTTCCTGGTGATTTGTATAGTGTTATATTaacagatgtttattttaagtTGTTCATGCCCTTTTCATCAATGAGAGAACTTAAATAACAGATATACGTCTGATATGCAAGAATAGTGTAGACATTAAGCAGCTATGCTTGTATCCCATTagtgtattttttgtgttgtaCATTCTTTAAGTTATTTCAAGCttaaacataacaaagagtaaggtattgtacctgctcttttgtaaagtgtaacACTTGTTAttaattggtgctatacaaataaagattgattgctTGATGGATTGATAAAATACAAGATACTGTACTGGACAGTACAATAGCTGCAACTTCATTCGGCATGATTTACTTAAGCAGTTGATATTCCTTGTTAAACCTTTCTTTAAACCTTACAAGCCTGATAGTAGGATGAGCTGTCTTATTCTAATGTGTCCTTCAAAATGTCAAGTACTTTTGCTCCCAGAAAGTGTATGAAGAAGAGACAATACTTACATATGACAATGTAATATTAGGATATACATCATCTCCTTTAATATCCAGAGACAAGTATCATAATTCTCTTATATGTCCACTATCTACAATGATTGTAAATAATGTCTATGTAAAAATGAGCTTAATTTGGTGTAACAGCCCGGTCAGAGAAAACATATCACACCATATTATGAACATCAAGCCACTCACACTGTCACACATGATCTGTTGCCAACAAAATAAACTTCAATGACTCAATTGACAACAATAGTTGTCAGTGGTGATAGATTATATGCAAGGTTTGTGTACAGATGTATAATGTATAGATACTTTAGAAAATGTAAACGGTGCAATTTGTTGTATGCTTGTTTGAATTCTGTTAATGCACGATGATCTAGAGTATTGGGTTCAGTTGTCAGTGCCTAAGTTATCAGTGCTGTATGAGTGTGATGGGATTGTTGTGAATAgaacaaaatacattaaaactATTTCTTACCTTATTTGGCGAGACAGGATTCATCAGGAGTCAAGGGGAAAACAGGAACAGCAGCAGGCAACAAGACGAacataaaagagagaaagaagacagaaaagatGTCAGTTAGACTGGTGTTCTGCATACACACTGTGGCTTCGGGAAGTACAGCAACCAAATACTTACCGCCAGGTTCAAGAGAAGAAGGGTTATGGGTTTGTGTGGACAATCAGCATTTGTGTGcaaataaatgtacaaagttTGTAAATTTTGGAtacaaaatgtgattttgatCTGTATCTGTTACAGCCTTctgttaatataataaaaatataaaaatgccGTAATAGGCACACACTATACCataatataaaaaacaacagaaaaaccaGTTTGGCTAATTGATCGtcacaaagcaaacaaatacaaaataatgattCATTACTTTTTGTAAGTATTTGAACAGGAAAAGAGTTAGAGTATGAGCTGTATGGTCAAGCAATACTAAGCAAGGAAAACTCTTTTGAAAGTAAGAACCATGTGTGCCACTATAAGTCAACAAACCTGACATACCAAACATATGTTAGGGAAGACTGTGCTCTGTTAGTATGTCTGTGAGTGTATGATGGGGagtgagagaaagtgagagagaggatTTAGAATCAGGTacactttgttttcttgttagtGAAAGGGGTGGTAACTGTGACGAAACACAAAACCATTTTACtgttgaaagaaaaaagcagTATAACTCCATGGTTAAAGAATAATATTACTCAGTGAATCTATAGTAGGTCACTGATAGCTTTACCAAAAATATATCCATTGTTTGTGAATCATTTTCAACAGCATTCCTCTCGTCTTTATGATGTGTTAAATTAGATTATACAATTGAAAGAACAACAATCAACTTGTCTTTCAAACATGATCATATacatggtttggtatggtacaACCATTTTACCCTGGTGTTAAATACCACTAAAGTCAGTAAAACAACCAATGTATGAATCACATCATATAATACAGCACTGCTGCACAAAGCCACTACCCTCCTATCAACAGCAGGGGGCCTCGAGGCGAAGCCCGGAGACAAATCCATGCCTTATTAATGGGAGTATTTCCTCTGTGACCCTGTGTTTACCACAGCCTATGTGTGTATGGGTGTCTGTGTGGGGGTAAATGTAAGCTTCTTAGACGACTCAAAGCAGCTActgctttttatttgactgatgTTCCGTGGTTTAAATGATACCGTTGGAATACTACACCTTCTGCtcacatgaatacattttgagTAATAATCAAAGATCAATGGGTTtaggaaaaaagacaaatccaAAATTAACATGTCAACTAGGAAAGCAAGGAGCAAGGTaaggaaagcaaaacaaatagGGCAGCATCCTTCACAGAATCTATTAAAAGCAGTCATCACCac
This is a stretch of genomic DNA from Labrus bergylta chromosome 9, fLabBer1.1, whole genome shotgun sequence. It encodes these proteins:
- the LOC136179934 gene encoding protocadherin gamma-C5-like, coding for MRYSGPRMTKRMGYRDWRWQALWWHHFFLLWTTIDGQTRYSIPEELKQGSVVGNLAKDLDLGLSDIFERKLRVASEAGKQYFSVDAGKGELVVNDRIDREALCGQSASCVLPLQVVIEDPLQLFRVEVEIQDINDNAPRFPSNDITLEVAESTALGVRFPLESAIDPDSGSNSVKTYTLSRDECFNIRLKEVAGGRKVPELILVKTLDREKKAVHKLLLTALDGGNPVRSGTAQLSISVLDNNDNVPAFEKPLYKVSISENAAERVLIVQTKATDMDDGQNGEIEYSFGAHTSESVLSVFTIDQTTGTIFLNGILDFEETANYELDVSAKDKGSPRMEGHCTVQVEVLDVNDNAPEIILTSHPKPVREDSRNGTVVALISTRDLDSGVNGKVTLQLPQKCPFVLKPSFSQNYALITSGVLDRENVSHYNIEITATDSGSPPLSSKKSIPVSITDVNDNPPVFTQPSYNVYLKENGVPGSILYSVSASDLDSGENAKISYSILDSKVQDVSVSSYVYINSDNGSIYSMHSFDYEKLKVFQIQVQAKDQGSPSLSSNATVHVFILDQNDNAPAVIYPSSAAMGSLSHQRMPRSAKAGHLVTKVTAVDADSGHNAWISYKVSEATDASLFTVNLYTGEVRTKRAVSEQDDSSQRLLIEIKDDGEPVQSATVTVSILLEDGLHEPILDLRQKAVEPSKKTGRITLYLILSLASISVLSLVTFLILAVKCIRNSRSSASCCTRQSDCDNYKNPNRNLQLQLNTDGPIKYVEVLGGDMLSQSQSFRSCMSPMSEYSDFTLIKPSSTTDFKEVISVLDASLPDSTWTFESQQVSI
- the LOC114920714 gene encoding protocadherin gamma-C5, whose translation is MDGHCGVEIKVVDINDNIPEIIVTSLTTPVPEDSAVGTVIALISAKDSDSGDNGKVKLSLSSKSPFQLNPSVSNHYSLVTKGPLDREKHDHYSVKIIATDSGNPPLSSERIILVELLDVNDNPPVFSQPSYVVYVKENYSPGRILCSVSATDSDSGDNSKISYSLLDSKVQDVSVSSYVYINSDNGSIYSMHSFDYEKLKVFQIQVQAKDQGSPSLSSNATVHVFILDQNDNAPAVIYPSSAAMGSLSHQRMPRSAKAGHLVTKVTAVDADSGHNAWISYKVSEATDGSLFTVNLYTGEVRTKRAVSEQDDSSQRLLIEIKDDGEPVQSATVTVSILLEDGLHEPILDLRQKAVEPSKKTGRITLYLILSLASISVLSLVTFLILAVKCIRNSRSSASCCTRQSDCDDYKNPNRNLQLQLNTDGPIKYVEVLGGDMLSQSQSFRSCMSPMSEYSDFTLIKPSSTTDFKEVISVLDASLPDSTWTFESQQVST